The following are encoded together in the Phaseolus vulgaris cultivar G19833 chromosome 9, P. vulgaris v2.0, whole genome shotgun sequence genome:
- the LOC137823032 gene encoding protein FAR1-RELATED SEQUENCE 2 isoform X4 produces the protein MFSSMDIDLEVPICEHEKLNIGSSGNDVTDTTCDLCIEEHNINPLSMTAHCKEVLSEKAFCCQDPVDLNSNQVDAIDKFPIKEPQNGLEFESKEAAYSFYREYARLVGFGITIKASRRSKKSGKFIDIKIVCSRFGSKRESGTAVNPRPCTKTDCKAGMHMKKKLDGNWIIYNFVKEHNHEICPDDFVRGRSKQISNVACHKKGMQFALDEGDVQLIIEYFISMQCENPNFFYAIDLDQDRHLRTVFWVDSKGRFDYPNFHDIVLIDTFYLKNKYKIPFVPFVGVNNHFQYILLGCALVGEESVSAFMWLMRAWLKAMSNLPPKVIITDQEQFLKEAVKEVFPDKCHCFCLSHVLCKITKNLDYIINQNNNFMEKFDKCIHHSCSDEQFEERWWKLMNRIELKDDEWVQSLYEDRKKWVPTLMRDISFAGLSTIVRSESVSSFFDKYICVDSSFKEFIEQYKVFSVDCFDIEAKADIETKQKQPTLRSLSPFEKQLSTIYTDAIFRKFQLEILGIMSCHLQKETEGRENLTFLIDDFEKQKKFIVSWKEADLCVCCSCCLFQSKGFLCRHTMLVLQKSGITSIPSHYILKRWTKDAKANQFSGDIITRTANRVQRFNDLCRRATVLSEIGSSSEDTYRVASQAMEEVYKHCVNIKYSSRSTSDPNKLALNAFDVEDKNNGCHRAKPTKKRKFNQRECSDPERINIKMMDDFRKREQRITRAHNFSNCYISQQDLDSRASTLDAYYGTEQSVVGDLNSVSIMHDGYYSGQPGVLGLGQLHSMASHGPHYGMQHSIQRPLQGQLTFRMPTAQGCFDLQDSVEATEEPIRASQFHGITTKQVEVDKSLS, from the exons ATGTTCTCCTCCATGGATATTGATCTTGAGGTACCTATATGTGAGCATGAGAAGCTTAATATTGGATCTAGTGGAAATGATGTTACAGATACAACATGTGATTTATGTATTGAGGAGCATAACATCAATCCTTTGTCAATGACTGCACACTGTAAGGAAGTTTTAAGTGAAAAAGCTTTCTGCTGTCAGGATCCAGTGGATTTGAATTCTAATCAAGTGGATGCTATTGATAAATTTCCCATTAAAGAACCACAAAATGGCTTGGAATTTGAATCAAAGGAGGCTGCCTATTCTTTCTACAGAGAATATGCCCGCTTAGTGGGATTTGGCATCACAATAAAAGCCAGTCGGCGCTCAAAAAAGTCTGGtaaatttattgatattaaaATTGTTTGTTCTAGATTTGGAAGTAAGCGTGAGTCCGGTACAGCGGTTAATCCACGACCATGTACAAAGACAGACTGTAAGGCTGGAATGCATATGAAGAAGAAGCTTGATGGTAACTGGATTATATACAATTTTGTAAAAGAGCACAATCATGAGATCTGTCCGGATGATTTTGTCAGGGGACGTAGCAAACAAATAAGTAATGTAGCTTGTCATAAGAAGGGCATGCAATTTGCTCTAGATGAGGGAGATGTACAGTTGATCATCGAATACTTTATTTCTATGCAGTGTGAAAATCCGAACTTCTTCTATGCAATAGACCTGGATCAGGATAGACATTTGAGAACTGTATTTTGGGTTGACTCAAAAGGAAGATTTGATTATCCAAACTTTCATGATATTGTGTTGATTGACACTTTTTACctgaaaaacaaatataaaattccTTTTGTTCCTTTCGTCGGAGTGAACAATCACTTCCAGTACATTTTACTTGGATGTGCACTGGTTGGGGAAGAGTCTGTTTCCGCTTTTATGTGGTTAATGCGAGCATGGCTCAAGGCAATGAGTAACCTACCTCCCAAGGTGATTATCACAGACCAGGAGCAATTCTTGAAAGAAGCTGTTAAGGAAGTGTTTCCAGATAAATGTCACTGTTTCTGTCTATCACACGTTTTATGTAAAATAACCAAGAATTTGGATTATAtcataaatcaaaataataatttcatggAAAAATTTGACAAATGCATTCATCACTCCTGCTCAGATGAGCAATTTGAAGAGAGATGGTGGAAATTGATGAATAGAATTGAACTAAAGGATGACGAATGGGTTCAGTCATTGTATGAAGATCGTAAAAAGTGGGTGCCCACACTCATGCGGGACATTTCTTTTGCTGGATTGTCAACAATTGTAAGGTCTGAGAGTGTATCATCTTTCTTTGACAAGTATATTTGTGTTGATTCTTCCTTTAAGGAATTTATTGAACAGTATAAAGTTTTCTCTGTAGACTGTTTTGACATTGAAGCCAAAGCTGACattgaaacaaaacaaaagcaACCTACATTAAGATCTTTATCACCTTTTGAGAAGCAGCTATCTACAATTTATACAGATGCCATATTTAGAAAATTTCAGTTGGAAATATTGGGAATAATGTCTTGTCATCTCCAGAAAGAAACAGAAGGAAGGGAAAATCTAACATTTCTTATTGATGATTTTGAGAAGCAGAAGAAATTTATCGTTTCTTGGAAGGAAGCAGATTTGTGTGTCTGTTGTTCATGTTGTTTATTTCAATCCAAAGGTTTTCTGTGTAGACATACAATGCTTGTCCTTCAGAAGTCCGGCATAACCAGCATTCCATcccattatattttaaaacgaTGGACGAAAGATGCAAAGGCCAATCAATTTTCTGGTGACATAATTACCAGGACTGCTAATCGAGTTCAACGTTTTAATGACCTTTGTAGGCGGGCAACTGTATTAAGTGAAATTGGATCTTCATCTGAAGATACTTACCGTGTTGCATCTCAGGCCATGGAAGAAGTGTATAAACACTGTGTGAACATAAAATATTCTTCTAGAAGCACTTCAGATCCCAACAAGTTGGCTCTTAATGCTTTTGATgttgaagataaaaataatgGCTGCCACAGGGCAAAACCTACTAAGAAAAGGAAATTCAATCAAAGG GAATGCTCTGATCCAGAAAGAATCAATATCAAGATGATGGATGATTTCCGAAAGAGG GAACAGAGAATTACAAGAGCGCACAACTTCAGTAATTGTTACATTTCTCAGCAG GACTTGGATTCTAGAGCTTCGACCCTTGATGCCTATTATGGGACTGAACAGAGTGTGGTTGGAGAT TTGAACTCAGTCTCTATCATGCATGATGGCTATTATAGCGGTCAACCGGGCGTTTTAGGGCTG GGGCAATTGCATTCCATGGCAAGCCATGGTCCGCATTATGGGATGCAGCACAGTATACAAAGACCG CTTCAAGGACAACTCACTTTCAGAATGCCAACTGCACAAGGGTGTTTTGACCTTCAAGATAGTGTAGAAGCTACA GAAGAACCTATTAGGGCTTCACAGTTCCATGGCATTACAACGAAGCAAGTAGAAGTTGATAAATCACTTTCCTGA
- the LOC137823032 gene encoding protein FAR1-RELATED SEQUENCE 2 isoform X2, translating into MFSSMDIDLEVPICEHEKLNIGSSGNDVTDTTCDLCIEEHNINPLSMTAHCKEVLSEKAFCCQDPVDLNSNQVDAIDKFPIKEPQNGLEFESKEAAYSFYREYARLVGFGITIKASRRSKKSGKFIDIKIVCSRFGSKRESGTAVNPRPCTKTDCKAGMHMKKKLDGNWIIYNFVKEHNHEICPDDFVRGRSKQISNVACHKKGMQFALDEGDVQLIIEYFISMQCENPNFFYAIDLDQDRHLRTVFWVDSKGRFDYPNFHDIVLIDTFYLKNKYKIPFVPFVGVNNHFQYILLGCALVGEESVSAFMWLMRAWLKAMSNLPPKVIITDQEQFLKEAVKEVFPDKCHCFCLSHVLCKITKNLDYIINQNNNFMEKFDKCIHHSCSDEQFEERWWKLMNRIELKDDEWVQSLYEDRKKWVPTLMRDISFAGLSTIVRSESVSSFFDKYICVDSSFKEFIEQYKVFSVDCFDIEAKADIETKQKQPTLRSLSPFEKQLSTIYTDAIFRKFQLEILGIMSCHLQKETEGRENLTFLIDDFEKQKKFIVSWKEADLCVCCSCCLFQSKGFLCRHTMLVLQKSGITSIPSHYILKRWTKDAKANQFSGDIITRTANRVQRFNDLCRRATVLSEIGSSSEDTYRVASQAMEEVYKHCVNIKYSSRSTSDPNKLALNAFDVEDKNNGCHRAKPTKKRKFNQRECSDPERINIKMMDDFRKREQRITRAHNFSNCYISQQDLDSRASTLDAYYGTEQSVVGDAQLNSVSIMHDGYYSGQPGVLGLGQLHSMASHGPHYGMQHSIQRPLQGQLTFRMPTAQGCFDLQDSVEATEEPIRASQFHGITTKQVEVDKSLS; encoded by the exons ATGTTCTCCTCCATGGATATTGATCTTGAGGTACCTATATGTGAGCATGAGAAGCTTAATATTGGATCTAGTGGAAATGATGTTACAGATACAACATGTGATTTATGTATTGAGGAGCATAACATCAATCCTTTGTCAATGACTGCACACTGTAAGGAAGTTTTAAGTGAAAAAGCTTTCTGCTGTCAGGATCCAGTGGATTTGAATTCTAATCAAGTGGATGCTATTGATAAATTTCCCATTAAAGAACCACAAAATGGCTTGGAATTTGAATCAAAGGAGGCTGCCTATTCTTTCTACAGAGAATATGCCCGCTTAGTGGGATTTGGCATCACAATAAAAGCCAGTCGGCGCTCAAAAAAGTCTGGtaaatttattgatattaaaATTGTTTGTTCTAGATTTGGAAGTAAGCGTGAGTCCGGTACAGCGGTTAATCCACGACCATGTACAAAGACAGACTGTAAGGCTGGAATGCATATGAAGAAGAAGCTTGATGGTAACTGGATTATATACAATTTTGTAAAAGAGCACAATCATGAGATCTGTCCGGATGATTTTGTCAGGGGACGTAGCAAACAAATAAGTAATGTAGCTTGTCATAAGAAGGGCATGCAATTTGCTCTAGATGAGGGAGATGTACAGTTGATCATCGAATACTTTATTTCTATGCAGTGTGAAAATCCGAACTTCTTCTATGCAATAGACCTGGATCAGGATAGACATTTGAGAACTGTATTTTGGGTTGACTCAAAAGGAAGATTTGATTATCCAAACTTTCATGATATTGTGTTGATTGACACTTTTTACctgaaaaacaaatataaaattccTTTTGTTCCTTTCGTCGGAGTGAACAATCACTTCCAGTACATTTTACTTGGATGTGCACTGGTTGGGGAAGAGTCTGTTTCCGCTTTTATGTGGTTAATGCGAGCATGGCTCAAGGCAATGAGTAACCTACCTCCCAAGGTGATTATCACAGACCAGGAGCAATTCTTGAAAGAAGCTGTTAAGGAAGTGTTTCCAGATAAATGTCACTGTTTCTGTCTATCACACGTTTTATGTAAAATAACCAAGAATTTGGATTATAtcataaatcaaaataataatttcatggAAAAATTTGACAAATGCATTCATCACTCCTGCTCAGATGAGCAATTTGAAGAGAGATGGTGGAAATTGATGAATAGAATTGAACTAAAGGATGACGAATGGGTTCAGTCATTGTATGAAGATCGTAAAAAGTGGGTGCCCACACTCATGCGGGACATTTCTTTTGCTGGATTGTCAACAATTGTAAGGTCTGAGAGTGTATCATCTTTCTTTGACAAGTATATTTGTGTTGATTCTTCCTTTAAGGAATTTATTGAACAGTATAAAGTTTTCTCTGTAGACTGTTTTGACATTGAAGCCAAAGCTGACattgaaacaaaacaaaagcaACCTACATTAAGATCTTTATCACCTTTTGAGAAGCAGCTATCTACAATTTATACAGATGCCATATTTAGAAAATTTCAGTTGGAAATATTGGGAATAATGTCTTGTCATCTCCAGAAAGAAACAGAAGGAAGGGAAAATCTAACATTTCTTATTGATGATTTTGAGAAGCAGAAGAAATTTATCGTTTCTTGGAAGGAAGCAGATTTGTGTGTCTGTTGTTCATGTTGTTTATTTCAATCCAAAGGTTTTCTGTGTAGACATACAATGCTTGTCCTTCAGAAGTCCGGCATAACCAGCATTCCATcccattatattttaaaacgaTGGACGAAAGATGCAAAGGCCAATCAATTTTCTGGTGACATAATTACCAGGACTGCTAATCGAGTTCAACGTTTTAATGACCTTTGTAGGCGGGCAACTGTATTAAGTGAAATTGGATCTTCATCTGAAGATACTTACCGTGTTGCATCTCAGGCCATGGAAGAAGTGTATAAACACTGTGTGAACATAAAATATTCTTCTAGAAGCACTTCAGATCCCAACAAGTTGGCTCTTAATGCTTTTGATgttgaagataaaaataatgGCTGCCACAGGGCAAAACCTACTAAGAAAAGGAAATTCAATCAAAGG GAATGCTCTGATCCAGAAAGAATCAATATCAAGATGATGGATGATTTCCGAAAGAGG GAACAGAGAATTACAAGAGCGCACAACTTCAGTAATTGTTACATTTCTCAGCAG GACTTGGATTCTAGAGCTTCGACCCTTGATGCCTATTATGGGACTGAACAGAGTGTGGTTGGAGAT GCGCAGTTGAACTCAGTCTCTATCATGCATGATGGCTATTATAGCGGTCAACCGGGCGTTTTAGGGCTG GGGCAATTGCATTCCATGGCAAGCCATGGTCCGCATTATGGGATGCAGCACAGTATACAAAGACCG CTTCAAGGACAACTCACTTTCAGAATGCCAACTGCACAAGGGTGTTTTGACCTTCAAGATAGTGTAGAAGCTACA GAAGAACCTATTAGGGCTTCACAGTTCCATGGCATTACAACGAAGCAAGTAGAAGTTGATAAATCACTTTCCTGA
- the LOC137823032 gene encoding protein FAR1-RELATED SEQUENCE 2 isoform X1: MFSSMDIDLEVPICEHEKLNIGSSGNDVTDTTCDLCIEEHNINPLSMTAHCKEVLSEKAFCCQDPVDLNSNQVDAIDKFPIKEPQNGLEFESKEAAYSFYREYARLVGFGITIKASRRSKKSGKFIDIKIVCSRFGSKRESGTAVNPRPCTKTDCKAGMHMKKKLDGNWIIYNFVKEHNHEICPDDFVRGRSKQISNVACHKKGMQFALDEGDVQLIIEYFISMQCENPNFFYAIDLDQDRHLRTVFWVDSKGRFDYPNFHDIVLIDTFYLKNKYKIPFVPFVGVNNHFQYILLGCALVGEESVSAFMWLMRAWLKAMSNLPPKVIITDQEQFLKEAVKEVFPDKCHCFCLSHVLCKITKNLDYIINQNNNFMEKFDKCIHHSCSDEQFEERWWKLMNRIELKDDEWVQSLYEDRKKWVPTLMRDISFAGLSTIVRSESVSSFFDKYICVDSSFKEFIEQYKVFSVDCFDIEAKADIETKQKQPTLRSLSPFEKQLSTIYTDAIFRKFQLEILGIMSCHLQKETEGRENLTFLIDDFEKQKKFIVSWKEADLCVCCSCCLFQSKGFLCRHTMLVLQKSGITSIPSHYILKRWTKDAKANQFSGDIITRTANRVQRFNDLCRRATVLSEIGSSSEDTYRVASQAMEEVYKHCVNIKYSSRSTSDPNKLALNAFDVEDKNNGCHRAKPTKKRKFNQRECSDPERINIKMMDDFRKREQRITRAHNFSNCYISQQDLDSRASTLDAYYGTEQSVVGDAQLNSVSIMHDGYYSGQPGVLGLGQLHSMASHGPHYGMQHSIQRPVLQGQLTFRMPTAQGCFDLQDSVEATEEPIRASQFHGITTKQVEVDKSLS, translated from the exons ATGTTCTCCTCCATGGATATTGATCTTGAGGTACCTATATGTGAGCATGAGAAGCTTAATATTGGATCTAGTGGAAATGATGTTACAGATACAACATGTGATTTATGTATTGAGGAGCATAACATCAATCCTTTGTCAATGACTGCACACTGTAAGGAAGTTTTAAGTGAAAAAGCTTTCTGCTGTCAGGATCCAGTGGATTTGAATTCTAATCAAGTGGATGCTATTGATAAATTTCCCATTAAAGAACCACAAAATGGCTTGGAATTTGAATCAAAGGAGGCTGCCTATTCTTTCTACAGAGAATATGCCCGCTTAGTGGGATTTGGCATCACAATAAAAGCCAGTCGGCGCTCAAAAAAGTCTGGtaaatttattgatattaaaATTGTTTGTTCTAGATTTGGAAGTAAGCGTGAGTCCGGTACAGCGGTTAATCCACGACCATGTACAAAGACAGACTGTAAGGCTGGAATGCATATGAAGAAGAAGCTTGATGGTAACTGGATTATATACAATTTTGTAAAAGAGCACAATCATGAGATCTGTCCGGATGATTTTGTCAGGGGACGTAGCAAACAAATAAGTAATGTAGCTTGTCATAAGAAGGGCATGCAATTTGCTCTAGATGAGGGAGATGTACAGTTGATCATCGAATACTTTATTTCTATGCAGTGTGAAAATCCGAACTTCTTCTATGCAATAGACCTGGATCAGGATAGACATTTGAGAACTGTATTTTGGGTTGACTCAAAAGGAAGATTTGATTATCCAAACTTTCATGATATTGTGTTGATTGACACTTTTTACctgaaaaacaaatataaaattccTTTTGTTCCTTTCGTCGGAGTGAACAATCACTTCCAGTACATTTTACTTGGATGTGCACTGGTTGGGGAAGAGTCTGTTTCCGCTTTTATGTGGTTAATGCGAGCATGGCTCAAGGCAATGAGTAACCTACCTCCCAAGGTGATTATCACAGACCAGGAGCAATTCTTGAAAGAAGCTGTTAAGGAAGTGTTTCCAGATAAATGTCACTGTTTCTGTCTATCACACGTTTTATGTAAAATAACCAAGAATTTGGATTATAtcataaatcaaaataataatttcatggAAAAATTTGACAAATGCATTCATCACTCCTGCTCAGATGAGCAATTTGAAGAGAGATGGTGGAAATTGATGAATAGAATTGAACTAAAGGATGACGAATGGGTTCAGTCATTGTATGAAGATCGTAAAAAGTGGGTGCCCACACTCATGCGGGACATTTCTTTTGCTGGATTGTCAACAATTGTAAGGTCTGAGAGTGTATCATCTTTCTTTGACAAGTATATTTGTGTTGATTCTTCCTTTAAGGAATTTATTGAACAGTATAAAGTTTTCTCTGTAGACTGTTTTGACATTGAAGCCAAAGCTGACattgaaacaaaacaaaagcaACCTACATTAAGATCTTTATCACCTTTTGAGAAGCAGCTATCTACAATTTATACAGATGCCATATTTAGAAAATTTCAGTTGGAAATATTGGGAATAATGTCTTGTCATCTCCAGAAAGAAACAGAAGGAAGGGAAAATCTAACATTTCTTATTGATGATTTTGAGAAGCAGAAGAAATTTATCGTTTCTTGGAAGGAAGCAGATTTGTGTGTCTGTTGTTCATGTTGTTTATTTCAATCCAAAGGTTTTCTGTGTAGACATACAATGCTTGTCCTTCAGAAGTCCGGCATAACCAGCATTCCATcccattatattttaaaacgaTGGACGAAAGATGCAAAGGCCAATCAATTTTCTGGTGACATAATTACCAGGACTGCTAATCGAGTTCAACGTTTTAATGACCTTTGTAGGCGGGCAACTGTATTAAGTGAAATTGGATCTTCATCTGAAGATACTTACCGTGTTGCATCTCAGGCCATGGAAGAAGTGTATAAACACTGTGTGAACATAAAATATTCTTCTAGAAGCACTTCAGATCCCAACAAGTTGGCTCTTAATGCTTTTGATgttgaagataaaaataatgGCTGCCACAGGGCAAAACCTACTAAGAAAAGGAAATTCAATCAAAGG GAATGCTCTGATCCAGAAAGAATCAATATCAAGATGATGGATGATTTCCGAAAGAGG GAACAGAGAATTACAAGAGCGCACAACTTCAGTAATTGTTACATTTCTCAGCAG GACTTGGATTCTAGAGCTTCGACCCTTGATGCCTATTATGGGACTGAACAGAGTGTGGTTGGAGAT GCGCAGTTGAACTCAGTCTCTATCATGCATGATGGCTATTATAGCGGTCAACCGGGCGTTTTAGGGCTG GGGCAATTGCATTCCATGGCAAGCCATGGTCCGCATTATGGGATGCAGCACAGTATACAAAGACCGGTA CTTCAAGGACAACTCACTTTCAGAATGCCAACTGCACAAGGGTGTTTTGACCTTCAAGATAGTGTAGAAGCTACA GAAGAACCTATTAGGGCTTCACAGTTCCATGGCATTACAACGAAGCAAGTAGAAGTTGATAAATCACTTTCCTGA
- the LOC137823032 gene encoding protein FAR1-RELATED SEQUENCE 2 isoform X3, protein MFSSMDIDLEVPICEHEKLNIGSSGNDVTDTTCDLCIEEHNINPLSMTAHCKEVLSEKAFCCQDPVDLNSNQVDAIDKFPIKEPQNGLEFESKEAAYSFYREYARLVGFGITIKASRRSKKSGKFIDIKIVCSRFGSKRESGTAVNPRPCTKTDCKAGMHMKKKLDGNWIIYNFVKEHNHEICPDDFVRGRSKQISNVACHKKGMQFALDEGDVQLIIEYFISMQCENPNFFYAIDLDQDRHLRTVFWVDSKGRFDYPNFHDIVLIDTFYLKNKYKIPFVPFVGVNNHFQYILLGCALVGEESVSAFMWLMRAWLKAMSNLPPKVIITDQEQFLKEAVKEVFPDKCHCFCLSHVLCKITKNLDYIINQNNNFMEKFDKCIHHSCSDEQFEERWWKLMNRIELKDDEWVQSLYEDRKKWVPTLMRDISFAGLSTIVRSESVSSFFDKYICVDSSFKEFIEQYKVFSVDCFDIEAKADIETKQKQPTLRSLSPFEKQLSTIYTDAIFRKFQLEILGIMSCHLQKETEGRENLTFLIDDFEKQKKFIVSWKEADLCVCCSCCLFQSKGFLCRHTMLVLQKSGITSIPSHYILKRWTKDAKANQFSGDIITRTANRVQRFNDLCRRATVLSEIGSSSEDTYRVASQAMEEVYKHCVNIKYSSRSTSDPNKLALNAFDVEDKNNGCHRAKPTKKRKFNQRECSDPERINIKMMDDFRKREQRITRAHNFSNCYISQQDLDSRASTLDAYYGTEQSVVGDLNSVSIMHDGYYSGQPGVLGLGQLHSMASHGPHYGMQHSIQRPVLQGQLTFRMPTAQGCFDLQDSVEATEEPIRASQFHGITTKQVEVDKSLS, encoded by the exons ATGTTCTCCTCCATGGATATTGATCTTGAGGTACCTATATGTGAGCATGAGAAGCTTAATATTGGATCTAGTGGAAATGATGTTACAGATACAACATGTGATTTATGTATTGAGGAGCATAACATCAATCCTTTGTCAATGACTGCACACTGTAAGGAAGTTTTAAGTGAAAAAGCTTTCTGCTGTCAGGATCCAGTGGATTTGAATTCTAATCAAGTGGATGCTATTGATAAATTTCCCATTAAAGAACCACAAAATGGCTTGGAATTTGAATCAAAGGAGGCTGCCTATTCTTTCTACAGAGAATATGCCCGCTTAGTGGGATTTGGCATCACAATAAAAGCCAGTCGGCGCTCAAAAAAGTCTGGtaaatttattgatattaaaATTGTTTGTTCTAGATTTGGAAGTAAGCGTGAGTCCGGTACAGCGGTTAATCCACGACCATGTACAAAGACAGACTGTAAGGCTGGAATGCATATGAAGAAGAAGCTTGATGGTAACTGGATTATATACAATTTTGTAAAAGAGCACAATCATGAGATCTGTCCGGATGATTTTGTCAGGGGACGTAGCAAACAAATAAGTAATGTAGCTTGTCATAAGAAGGGCATGCAATTTGCTCTAGATGAGGGAGATGTACAGTTGATCATCGAATACTTTATTTCTATGCAGTGTGAAAATCCGAACTTCTTCTATGCAATAGACCTGGATCAGGATAGACATTTGAGAACTGTATTTTGGGTTGACTCAAAAGGAAGATTTGATTATCCAAACTTTCATGATATTGTGTTGATTGACACTTTTTACctgaaaaacaaatataaaattccTTTTGTTCCTTTCGTCGGAGTGAACAATCACTTCCAGTACATTTTACTTGGATGTGCACTGGTTGGGGAAGAGTCTGTTTCCGCTTTTATGTGGTTAATGCGAGCATGGCTCAAGGCAATGAGTAACCTACCTCCCAAGGTGATTATCACAGACCAGGAGCAATTCTTGAAAGAAGCTGTTAAGGAAGTGTTTCCAGATAAATGTCACTGTTTCTGTCTATCACACGTTTTATGTAAAATAACCAAGAATTTGGATTATAtcataaatcaaaataataatttcatggAAAAATTTGACAAATGCATTCATCACTCCTGCTCAGATGAGCAATTTGAAGAGAGATGGTGGAAATTGATGAATAGAATTGAACTAAAGGATGACGAATGGGTTCAGTCATTGTATGAAGATCGTAAAAAGTGGGTGCCCACACTCATGCGGGACATTTCTTTTGCTGGATTGTCAACAATTGTAAGGTCTGAGAGTGTATCATCTTTCTTTGACAAGTATATTTGTGTTGATTCTTCCTTTAAGGAATTTATTGAACAGTATAAAGTTTTCTCTGTAGACTGTTTTGACATTGAAGCCAAAGCTGACattgaaacaaaacaaaagcaACCTACATTAAGATCTTTATCACCTTTTGAGAAGCAGCTATCTACAATTTATACAGATGCCATATTTAGAAAATTTCAGTTGGAAATATTGGGAATAATGTCTTGTCATCTCCAGAAAGAAACAGAAGGAAGGGAAAATCTAACATTTCTTATTGATGATTTTGAGAAGCAGAAGAAATTTATCGTTTCTTGGAAGGAAGCAGATTTGTGTGTCTGTTGTTCATGTTGTTTATTTCAATCCAAAGGTTTTCTGTGTAGACATACAATGCTTGTCCTTCAGAAGTCCGGCATAACCAGCATTCCATcccattatattttaaaacgaTGGACGAAAGATGCAAAGGCCAATCAATTTTCTGGTGACATAATTACCAGGACTGCTAATCGAGTTCAACGTTTTAATGACCTTTGTAGGCGGGCAACTGTATTAAGTGAAATTGGATCTTCATCTGAAGATACTTACCGTGTTGCATCTCAGGCCATGGAAGAAGTGTATAAACACTGTGTGAACATAAAATATTCTTCTAGAAGCACTTCAGATCCCAACAAGTTGGCTCTTAATGCTTTTGATgttgaagataaaaataatgGCTGCCACAGGGCAAAACCTACTAAGAAAAGGAAATTCAATCAAAGG GAATGCTCTGATCCAGAAAGAATCAATATCAAGATGATGGATGATTTCCGAAAGAGG GAACAGAGAATTACAAGAGCGCACAACTTCAGTAATTGTTACATTTCTCAGCAG GACTTGGATTCTAGAGCTTCGACCCTTGATGCCTATTATGGGACTGAACAGAGTGTGGTTGGAGAT TTGAACTCAGTCTCTATCATGCATGATGGCTATTATAGCGGTCAACCGGGCGTTTTAGGGCTG GGGCAATTGCATTCCATGGCAAGCCATGGTCCGCATTATGGGATGCAGCACAGTATACAAAGACCGGTA CTTCAAGGACAACTCACTTTCAGAATGCCAACTGCACAAGGGTGTTTTGACCTTCAAGATAGTGTAGAAGCTACA GAAGAACCTATTAGGGCTTCACAGTTCCATGGCATTACAACGAAGCAAGTAGAAGTTGATAAATCACTTTCCTGA